In one window of Microtus pennsylvanicus isolate mMicPen1 chromosome 2, mMicPen1.hap1, whole genome shotgun sequence DNA:
- the H1-7 gene encoding testis-specific H1 histone — MAEGARPRGETQGAEITIQIQQPTERNPRTPARRDPHSVLKVSQLLLRAIAGHRRLTLAELKKELGNAGYEVSRKINCHDRSERGTLLRVSGSNAAGYFRVWKATKPRRKVGQSGLVMGRCSSRKTLPQSRSRAPRPCRPRSRRKAAKKARECWRHNSWTLKAKSRITRSMVRTRVRSRSRARSRSRSRVRNHVCARAQEQACARAQEQACARAQEQARARARTQECTNTREEAHMGTRMQTRARTMDNIRAGPSREDGRSRSKNESRPNSKSRDKKRQEPERVVKRTIQKPAVAIVNSVPSLQGKARTKASAKSDSPGCSRNP; from the coding sequence ATGGCTGAGGGGGCCCGGCCCAGAGGGGAAACCCAAGGGGCAGAAATTACGATCCAGATTCAGCAGCCAACAGAGAGAAACCCGAGGACACCGGCCAGGCGGGACCCGCACTCAGTGCTCAAGGTGTCCCAGCTACTGCTCAGGGCCATAGCTGGCCACCGGAGGCTGACTCTGGCAGAGCTCAAGAAGGAGCTGGGAAATGCTGGCTATGAAGTGAGCCGGAAGATCAACTGCCACGACAGGTCTGAGAGGGGTACGCTTCTGAGGGTCAGTGGCAGCAATGCTGCAGGCTACTTCAGGGTCTGGAAGGCTACAAAACCGAGGAGAAAAGTGGGACAGTCCGGGCTGGTGATGGGCCGCTGCTCTTCAAGGAAGACCCTGCCCCAATCCCGATCTCGAGCCCCGAGACCATGCAGACCCCGATCGCGTCGCAAGGCGGCCAAGAAAGCCAGAGAATGCTGGAGACACAATTCTTGGACTTTGAAGGCAAAGTCCAGGATAACCAGATCGATGGTCAGGACAAGAGTCAGGTCAAGGTCAAGGGCAAGGTCAAGGTCAAGGTCTAGAGTTAGGAACCACGTGTGTGCCAGGGCCCAGGAACAGGCTTGTGCCAGGGCCCAGGAACAGGCTTGTGCCAGGGCCCAGGAACAGGCTCGTGCCAGAGCCAGGACACAGGAGTGCACCAACACCAGAGAAGAGGCCCATATGGGAACCAGGATGCAAACCAGGGCCAGGACAATGGACAACATCAGAGCAGGACCTTCAAGAGAAGACGGCAGGTCTCGATCTAAAAATGAGAGCCGGCCAAACTCGAAATCCAGGGACAAGAAGAGGCAGGAACCTGAGAGGGTGGTAAAACGAACCATCCAGAAACCAGCTGTGGCTATAGTTAACAGTGTTCCCAGCCTACAAGGAAAAGCACGCACCAAGGCTTCTGCGAAAAGTGACAGTCCTGGGTGCTCGAGGAATCCTTAA